Proteins encoded together in one Lathyrus oleraceus cultivar Zhongwan6 chromosome 5, CAAS_Psat_ZW6_1.0, whole genome shotgun sequence window:
- the LOC127080199 gene encoding uncharacterized protein LOC127080199: MDFGRKKTQKYTFKSHKLEYLRRLGSLVVDTEAFSKRYGHFLSLLKINMADGLLSTLIKFYDPVYHCFTFPVYQLMPTLEEYSHLIGVPISSQVPFSGLEEDPKDRDIAKATHLKMSEIRDHMTTKGKMLGLPTKFLMNKAQYFARMRSVDAFEAIFSLLIYGLFLFPRFDDFVSMDAIKIFLIGNPVPTLLVDAYHSIHMRNSYSGGMITCCVPMLYK, encoded by the coding sequence ATGGATTTTGGAAGGAAAAAGACTCAAAAGTACACTTTCAAGAGTCATAAGTTAGAATACCTAAGGAGATTGGGATCTTTGGTTGTTGACACAGAGGCTTTCAGCAAAAGATATGGACATTTTCTCTCTCTTTTGAAGATCAACATGGCAGATGGACTGCTTTCTACTTTGATTAAGTTTTATGATCCCGTGTATCACTGTTTCACTTTCCCCGTTTATCAGCTTATGCCAACACTTGAAGAATACTCTCATTTGATTGGTGTTCCTATTTCTAGTCAAGTTCCATTTTCTGGTTTGGAGGAAGATCCCAAAGATCGAGACATTGCAAAGGCTACTCACTTGaaaatgtcagagatcagggATCACATGACCACAAAAGGAAAAATGCTTGGTTTGCCAACTAAGTTTCTAATGAACAAAGCTCAGTATTTTGCTAGAATGAGGAGTGTGGATGCGTTTGAGGCTATTTTTTCTCTACTTATCTATGGATTGTTCCTATTTCCTAGATTTGATGACTTCGTTTCCATGGATGCCATCAAGATCTTCTTAAtaggaaatccagttcctacttTGCTTGTTGATGCCTATCATTCTATTCATATGAGGAATTCTTACAGCGGAGGAATGATTACATGTTGTGTGCCTATGTTGTACAAGTAG